A DNA window from Mya arenaria isolate MELC-2E11 chromosome 17, ASM2691426v1 contains the following coding sequences:
- the LOC128224100 gene encoding sulfhydryl oxidase 2-like produces MSMMKCLTYCVLNIVLIVQIAHKLALSETLKGLYDNNDKVYVLNHRNFDKNVVGSESVWLVEFYNSWCGHCINFAPKWKEFAAEKTAWWPIVQIAAVDCAVEENTELCRVQNIRGFPSFKLFPPRYKPNGTVVQFHAQEKPEIEDHVINFISNTTLVEPPKSWPNLAPIKSMEDIWDEAKDEHRHVAFVCEDEGSHIGRQIILDTYRYKPLLVRRMLRGAVKKFGVDDLPALFLINRDGTFTNLAKKDNSREGMLHDLLELLSADELGAGDKYIAQREEGRKADGVIEMEQAQLAKMATIPEKKPAVYMSDLESTLHYAFRQEVAICSQIKGEQLTALKTFINVLIKYFPGRECLQTYLEKVAAWLATVTTEISGEQWLNKIDELQTVSDYLRDRVRWVGCSGSEARYRGYPCGLWTLFHTLTVGMFTHTRQYPKDLPIDVLSAIAGYMKHFFGCETCVKHFLGMTKTITVGDRKPSGSILWLWQAHNKANARLRGDITEDPKYPKLQFPPKTLCPECQSDTGVFIKSHVFDFFVKFYGKSAIILESDDSFQTGSEINPAVTPERDLDWWELHQRRKDLEKIRSLRKIKKEKSKSKQDDRINALVAVNSKAFHQEVGQEVEFTVQQQRYSWGFTNLDMGMCVLFYVLCSLVILILYYHFIVRRKYRPCHFFMKKVIV; encoded by the exons taatcGTTCAAATTGCTCATAAATTAGCATTGTCTGAGACTCTAAAAGGCCTTTATGATAACAACGATAAAGTTTACGTGTTAAATCACAGGAATTTCGATAAAAATGTTGTCGGTTCTGAGTCCGTTTGGTTGGTTGAATTTTACAACAGTTGGTGTGGACATTGTATCAATTTTGCCCCTAAATGGAAGGAATTTGCTGCTGAGAAGACAG CATGGTGGCCAATTGTGCAGATAGCAGCTGTTGACTGTGCTGTGGAGGAGAACACAGAGTTATGTAGAGTCCAGAATATAAGAGGATTCCCATCTTTTAAG TTGTTCCCACCGCGCTATAAGCCCAATGGTACTGTGGTGCAGTTCCACGCGCAAGAGAAGCCGGAGATCGAGGACCATGTCATCAACTTCATTTCAAACACCACACTGGTTGAACCTCCTAAATCCTGGCCCAACCTTGCACCTATCAA GTCCATGGAGGATATCTGGGATGAAGCGAAAGATGAGCATCGTCACGTGGCCTTTGTGTGTGAAGACGAGGGATCACACATTGGTAGGCAG ATAATACTGGACACATATCGCTACAAGCCTCTGCTGGTCAGAAGAATGTTACGAGGGGCGGTCAAAAAGTTTGGGGTTGATGACCTGCCTGCTCTCTTCCTGATCAACCGGGATGGAACCTTCACAAATCTTGCCAA GAAGGACAACTCCCGCGAGGGTATGTTGCATGATCTACTAGAGTTACTCAGCGCCGATGAGCTGGGGGCTGGGGACAAGTACATTGCTCAGAGGGAGGAGGGCCGGAAGGCAGATGGTGTCATTGAGATGGAACAAGCACAGCTGGCAAAGATGGCAACCATACCTGagaaaaa ACCAGCTGTATATATGTCAGACCTGGAATCCACGCTTCACTACGCATTCAGACAAGAGGTCGCCATCTGTAGCCAGATCAAGGGGGAACAACTTACAGCCctcaaaacattcataaatgtcCTTATTAAG TATTTCCCAGGTCGGGAATGTTTGCAAACCTACCTTGAGAAGGTTGCCGCCTGGCTTGCTACCGTGACAACAGAGATATCTGGGGAACAGTGGCTCAACAAGATTGATGAACTGCAG ACAGTGTCAGATTACCTGAGAGACCGTGTTAGGTGGGTGGGGTGTAGTGGGAGTGAGGCCCGTTACCGTGGTTACCCATGTGGATTGTGGACTCTCTTCCACACCCTCACTGTCGGCATGTTCACACACACAAGGCAAT ATCCTAAGGACTTGCCCATCGATGTGTTGTCAGCAATTGCTGGCTACATGAAGCATTTCTTCGGTTGCGAAACCTGCGTCAAACACTTCCTTGGGATGACCAAAACCATAACAGTCGGTGACCGGAAGCCTAGTGGCTCCATCTTGTGGCTCTGGCAGGCACACAACAAGGCCAATGCTCGTCTCCGGGGTGATATCACAGAAGACCCAAAATATCCAAAACTTCAGTTCCCACCAAAAACATTATGTCCAGAGTGTCAGAGTGATACAGGTGTATTCATCAAAAgtcatgtttttgatttttttgtgaaattttatGGAAAATCTGCTATTATTTTAGAATCTGATGACTCATTCCAAACAGGAAGTGAAATTAATCCTGCAGTAACTCCTGAAAGGGATTTAGATTGGTGGGAATTGCACCAGAGAAGAAAAGATCTGGAAAAAATAAGATCTTTAAGAAAAATTAAGAAGGAAAAATCTAAAAGCAAACAAGATGACAGAATAAATGCTCTGGTAGCAGTCAACAGTAAAGCATTTCACCAAGAAGTTGGACAGGAAGTAGAGTTTACAGTCCAGCAGCAAAGGTATAGCTGGGGGTTCACCAACCTGGATATGGGCATGTGTGTGCTCTTCTATGTGCTCTGTTCTCTTGTCATTCTCATCctgtattatcattttattgtaagGAGAAAATACAGaccttgtcatttttttatgaaaaaagtcATTGTATGA